A window of the Fundidesulfovibrio magnetotacticus genome harbors these coding sequences:
- the cobM gene encoding precorrin-4 C(11)-methyltransferase → MTPRVHFVGAGPGDPELLTLKAARLLARADLVIHPGSLTPKAVTDMAAPGARILDSASMTLEETHAAIRDTVLAGGFVVRLQAGDPALYGTVAEQARLLEAEGIDYAVVPGVTAASAASAALRIPATAPEVTQTLVLTRLAGRTPVPEAENLRALAAHKSALAVYLSAHMPEAVREELLAAGHDPATTVAVAHRVGWPEQELHLSTVRDFPELVRARGLTSQTLFLVLPGHQAGTRSKLYDPAFAHGARPAREDSGRNTPC, encoded by the coding sequence GTGACCCCCCGCGTCCACTTCGTGGGGGCCGGACCCGGCGACCCGGAGCTCCTGACCCTCAAGGCCGCCCGACTGCTGGCCCGGGCCGATCTGGTGATCCATCCCGGCTCGCTCACGCCCAAGGCCGTCACGGACATGGCCGCGCCCGGCGCGAGAATCCTGGACAGCGCCTCCATGACCCTGGAGGAGACCCACGCCGCCATCCGCGACACCGTGCTTGCGGGCGGCTTCGTGGTGCGCCTCCAGGCCGGGGACCCTGCCCTCTACGGCACCGTGGCCGAACAGGCCCGCCTCCTGGAGGCCGAGGGCATCGACTACGCCGTGGTGCCGGGCGTCACGGCGGCCTCGGCGGCCTCGGCGGCCCTGCGCATTCCCGCCACGGCCCCGGAGGTGACCCAGACCCTGGTGCTCACGCGCCTGGCCGGGCGCACCCCCGTGCCCGAGGCCGAGAACCTGCGCGCCCTGGCCGCCCACAAGAGCGCCCTGGCCGTCTACCTCTCGGCCCACATGCCCGAGGCCGTGCGCGAGGAGCTGCTGGCCGCCGGGCACGACCCCGCGACCACCGTGGCCGTGGCCCACCGCGTGGGCTGGCCCGAGCAGGAGCTGCACCTCTCCACCGTGCGGGACTTCCCCGAGCTGGTGCGCGCGCGCGGCCTCACCAGCCAGACCCTCTTCCTGGTGCTGCCCGGCCACCAGGCCGGGACGCGCTCGAAGCTCTACGACCCGGCCTTCGCCCACGGCGCGCGCCCGGCCCGCGAAGACAGCGGACGGAATACCCCATGCTGA
- a CDS encoding valine--tRNA ligase, with protein sequence MSDTTLAKGYEPAEVEARWLEFWRESGAGTADPQAQGEPFSIVIPPPNVTGALHMGHALNLTIQDILCRHMRQKGRKVLWVPGTDHAGIATQNVVERSLGKEGVTRQALGREAFVEKVWEWRKDYGGRILNQIRRMGASVDWTRERFTMDEGLSRAVREVFVRLYEEGLIYKGDYIINWCPRCQTALADLEVEHAPKKGGLYQIRYPLADGSGELVVATTRPETMLGDTAVAVHPEDERYAAFVGRMVRLPLTDRLIPVIADAYVDREFGTGALKVTPAHDMNDFELGRRHALELLQVMDGQGRMNAAAGPDFAGLTREECRKKVLEALQEQGFLVKKEEHDHSVGECYRCKTVIEPHVSPQWFVKAGPLAQVARKAVEDGRTRIVPDQWTSTYYHWLDNIRDWCISRQIWWGHRIPAWTCQACGQLVVSREDPAACACGGALNQDEDVLDTWFSSALWPFSTLGWPDKTPELAAFYPTSVLVTAFDILFFWVARMMMMGQHFMGEVPFRDVYIHALVRDGEGKKMSKSTGNVIDPLVMIDKFGTDALRFTLAAFAAMGRDIRLSEDRIEGYRHFVNKLWNAARFSLMNLPAEIPAADLDAEGLPLHHAWILHRLEAVKAATGPALEGYHFNEAAQGLYSFLWLEFCDWYLEMIKTDFSGDDPQAKAVAERCLWTVLSELLTLLHPFMPFVTQEIWSHLPGHAEKDLSKVAYPAARPACVRPEAEAAMNLVREVVVSVRNIRSELSISPGLKLDCLVRTADAADLSVLLGNERLIMSLARLATFTAGPGVAAPKASASAAAGGNAVFVPLAGAVDFDAELARLGKELAKTAKEAEIVGRKLANEDFTARAPAEVVAKEREKGEMLREKVAKLEELRARIEGLRG encoded by the coding sequence ATGTCCGACACCACCCTTGCCAAAGGCTACGAACCCGCCGAGGTCGAGGCCCGCTGGCTCGAATTCTGGCGCGAATCCGGGGCCGGCACGGCCGACCCCCAGGCCCAAGGCGAACCCTTCTCCATCGTCATCCCGCCGCCCAACGTCACCGGGGCCCTGCACATGGGCCACGCCCTCAACCTGACCATCCAGGACATCCTCTGCCGCCACATGCGCCAGAAGGGCCGCAAGGTGCTCTGGGTGCCGGGCACGGACCACGCGGGCATCGCCACCCAGAACGTGGTGGAGCGCTCCCTGGGCAAGGAGGGCGTCACGCGCCAGGCGCTGGGCCGCGAGGCCTTCGTGGAGAAGGTGTGGGAGTGGCGCAAGGACTACGGCGGGCGCATCCTCAACCAGATCCGGCGCATGGGCGCCAGCGTGGACTGGACCCGCGAACGCTTCACCATGGACGAGGGCCTCTCGCGCGCCGTGCGCGAGGTGTTCGTGCGCCTCTACGAGGAAGGCCTGATCTACAAGGGCGACTACATCATCAACTGGTGCCCCCGCTGCCAGACCGCCCTGGCCGACCTGGAAGTGGAGCACGCCCCGAAAAAGGGCGGCCTCTACCAGATCCGCTACCCCCTGGCCGACGGCTCCGGCGAGCTGGTGGTGGCCACCACCCGCCCCGAGACCATGCTGGGCGACACCGCCGTGGCCGTGCACCCCGAGGACGAGCGCTACGCCGCCTTCGTGGGCAGGATGGTCAGGCTGCCGCTCACCGACCGCCTGATTCCCGTGATCGCGGACGCCTACGTGGACCGCGAGTTCGGCACCGGCGCGCTCAAGGTCACCCCGGCCCACGACATGAACGACTTCGAGCTGGGACGGCGCCACGCCCTGGAGCTGCTCCAGGTGATGGACGGCCAGGGCCGCATGAACGCCGCCGCCGGGCCGGACTTCGCGGGCCTCACCCGCGAGGAGTGCCGCAAGAAGGTGCTGGAGGCCCTCCAGGAGCAGGGCTTCCTGGTGAAGAAGGAAGAGCACGACCACTCCGTGGGCGAGTGCTACCGCTGCAAGACCGTCATCGAGCCCCACGTCTCCCCCCAGTGGTTCGTGAAGGCCGGCCCCCTGGCCCAGGTGGCGCGCAAGGCCGTGGAGGACGGGCGCACCCGCATCGTCCCCGACCAGTGGACCAGCACCTACTACCACTGGCTGGACAACATCCGCGACTGGTGCATCTCCCGCCAGATCTGGTGGGGGCACCGCATCCCGGCCTGGACCTGCCAGGCCTGCGGCCAGCTCGTCGTCTCGCGGGAAGACCCCGCGGCCTGCGCCTGCGGCGGCGCGCTCAACCAGGACGAGGACGTGCTGGACACCTGGTTCTCCTCGGCCCTGTGGCCCTTCTCCACCCTGGGCTGGCCGGACAAGACCCCGGAGCTCGCGGCCTTCTACCCCACCTCGGTGCTGGTGACGGCCTTCGACATCCTCTTCTTCTGGGTGGCCCGCATGATGATGATGGGCCAGCACTTCATGGGCGAGGTGCCCTTCCGCGACGTGTACATCCACGCCCTGGTGCGCGACGGCGAGGGCAAGAAGATGTCCAAGTCCACGGGCAACGTCATCGACCCGCTCGTGATGATCGACAAGTTCGGCACCGACGCCCTGCGCTTCACCCTGGCGGCCTTCGCGGCCATGGGGCGCGACATCCGCCTCTCGGAAGACCGCATCGAAGGCTACCGCCACTTCGTGAACAAGCTCTGGAACGCGGCGCGCTTCTCGCTGATGAACCTGCCCGCCGAGATCCCGGCGGCGGACCTGGACGCCGAGGGCCTGCCCCTGCACCACGCCTGGATCCTGCACCGCCTGGAGGCCGTGAAGGCCGCCACCGGACCGGCCCTGGAGGGCTACCACTTCAACGAGGCCGCCCAGGGGCTCTATTCCTTCCTCTGGCTGGAGTTCTGCGACTGGTACCTGGAGATGATCAAGACCGACTTCTCCGGGGACGACCCCCAGGCCAAGGCCGTGGCCGAGCGCTGCCTGTGGACGGTGCTCTCGGAGCTGCTCACGCTCCTGCACCCCTTCATGCCCTTCGTCACCCAGGAGATCTGGAGTCACCTGCCCGGCCACGCCGAGAAGGACCTCTCCAAGGTGGCCTACCCGGCGGCGCGTCCCGCCTGCGTGCGCCCCGAGGCCGAGGCGGCCATGAACCTGGTGCGCGAGGTGGTGGTGAGCGTGCGCAACATCCGCTCGGAGCTCTCCATCAGCCCGGGCCTGAAGCTCGACTGCCTGGTGCGCACCGCCGACGCGGCGGACCTCTCCGTGCTCCTGGGCAACGAGCGGCTGATCATGTCCCTGGCGCGCCTGGCCACGTTCACGGCCGGTCCCGGCGTGGCCGCGCCCAAGGCCTCGGCCAGCGCGGCCGCGGGCGGCAACGCGGTGTTCGTGCCCCTGGCGGGCGCGGTGGACTTCGACGCGGAGCTGGCGCGCCTGGGCAAGGAGCTGGCCAAGACCGCCAAGGAGGCCGAGATCGTGGGCCGCAAGCTGGCCAATGAGGACTTCACGGCCCGCGCCCCGGCCGAGGTGGTGGCCAAGGAGCGCGAAAAGGGCGAGATGCTGCGCGAGAAGGTTGCCAAGCTCGAAGAGCTGCGCGCGCGCATCGAGGGCCTCCGGGGCTAG
- a CDS encoding secondary thiamine-phosphate synthase enzyme YjbQ: MLTLTVTTLRREELKPITRDLQQLATANGWSEGVLTLFCPHTTAGLTVNENADPDVARDMLDILARLVPQRGGYRHAEGNSDAHVKASLMGPSLSLIVSGGRIRLGTWQGVYFCEFDGPRERTLWAQWTGT; the protein is encoded by the coding sequence ATGCTGACCCTCACCGTGACTACCTTGCGCCGCGAGGAGCTCAAGCCCATCACCCGCGACCTCCAGCAACTGGCGACCGCCAACGGCTGGAGCGAGGGCGTGCTCACGCTCTTCTGCCCCCACACCACGGCCGGGCTCACCGTGAACGAGAACGCCGACCCCGACGTGGCCCGCGACATGCTGGACATCCTGGCGCGCCTCGTGCCCCAGCGCGGCGGCTATCGCCACGCCGAGGGCAATTCCGACGCCCACGTGAAGGCCAGCCTCATGGGGCCGTCGCTTTCGCTCATCGTCTCAGGCGGCCGCATCCGCCTGGGCACGTGGCAGGGCGTCTACTTCTGCGAGTTCGACGGCCCCAGGGAGCGCACGCTCTGGGCGCAGTGGACCGGGACCTAG
- a CDS encoding PEP-CTERM sorting domain-containing protein: MKTILFLAMLLVPVCSHAQTSSTFNFTYNFDKLSILGATPQPIQGNFTGNATFEITFSNIVTGTYSSQANSGQYWNSTGTKNATSTIDPIWKPAEMGSIKESSVVVSDLMDSATHSYANTSMVSFISNYFKPASDNTWNAASLSIEGLLQGPIADKFSYDFVVATTNSIGSNFTARGGLVPVTLVGSQLIQQTAYYEYSGTAFLNKAIANFTSSGSGGKDDPYLPTSVDITTSPGAPLVEYGFSVESTPGTMTYIDPVVAVGYDYKTDDGALIQAINLPNIGDGLYNIYTFDSSGDLFQVAKDWSWTQDFNFSGTGVNKFRVDGIETGAGLDPGDFNAFNTGLLYSIEGTHRVTMTALTVDTDNPPSATPEPGTMLLMSLGAAGVAFMKRRRGAMNSNPGRAL; encoded by the coding sequence ATGAAAACAATCCTTTTTCTCGCCATGCTCCTTGTCCCGGTATGCTCCCATGCCCAGACAAGCAGCACATTTAACTTTACATACAATTTTGACAAGCTGAGCATTCTAGGGGCCACTCCGCAACCTATCCAGGGAAACTTCACTGGCAATGCAACATTTGAAATAACATTCAGCAACATAGTAACAGGAACATACTCAAGCCAAGCGAACTCTGGCCAGTACTGGAACTCGACAGGAACAAAGAACGCGACATCAACAATTGATCCCATCTGGAAGCCCGCAGAGATGGGCAGCATAAAAGAATCTTCTGTCGTTGTAAGCGACCTGATGGACAGTGCAACACATTCATACGCAAACACATCAATGGTGTCATTTATAAGCAACTATTTCAAACCTGCGTCCGACAACACATGGAATGCCGCCAGCCTTTCCATCGAAGGCCTGCTCCAAGGACCAATCGCTGACAAGTTTTCGTATGACTTTGTAGTCGCGACCACAAATTCAATTGGGTCTAACTTCACTGCAAGGGGGGGACTCGTCCCGGTAACCCTCGTGGGAAGCCAACTCATCCAACAGACAGCATACTACGAATATTCGGGGACCGCCTTTCTGAACAAAGCCATTGCGAATTTCACATCCAGCGGATCAGGCGGGAAAGATGACCCGTACCTGCCGACCTCCGTGGACATTACAACATCCCCCGGAGCACCGCTTGTTGAATATGGATTTTCAGTGGAGTCGACACCAGGCACGATGACATACATCGACCCTGTAGTGGCCGTCGGATACGACTATAAGACAGACGACGGAGCACTGATACAAGCAATCAACCTGCCGAACATCGGAGACGGTCTCTACAATATTTACACCTTCGACAGCTCCGGAGACCTGTTTCAGGTTGCAAAGGATTGGTCATGGACGCAGGACTTCAATTTTAGCGGAACAGGCGTCAACAAATTTCGTGTCGACGGCATAGAAACTGGAGCAGGACTGGATCCAGGCGACTTCAACGCTTTCAATACCGGTCTTTTGTATTCTATCGAGGGAACGCATCGCGTAACCATGACGGCCTTGACCGTAGACACGGACAATCCACCTTCCGCAACTCCTGAGCCAGGGACCATGCTGCTGATGAGCCTTGGCGCCGCGGGCGTCGCCTTCATGAAGCGTCGCCGCGGCGCGATGAATTCCAACCCTGGACGTGCGCTCTAG